The following proteins are co-located in the Bacillus pumilus genome:
- a CDS encoding YrrS family protein produces the protein MSRNSRFEHRDKRRKANMVLNILIGIVVVLILVVASSLLIFNKPKDPDVADAPSKTAPASSENKQNSEEDVKDQKKDTSDDSDAKKDDSSDQDDDTKKTDDENEPSKDALKDAKETDGGKTSDVDKTYENDDWEPVGTEQSGSHTATYDSKSKDWKEMIKAMSYATGISEDQMTVLWLGNNGGPQDAKGTIRDKSTGERYRVEITWVDEKGWKPVKVEKLK, from the coding sequence TTGAGTAGAAATTCTCGATTTGAACATCGTGATAAGCGCAGAAAGGCGAATATGGTGCTTAACATATTAATTGGTATTGTTGTAGTGCTTATTTTGGTTGTCGCATCGAGTTTGTTAATTTTTAATAAACCGAAAGATCCAGATGTAGCGGATGCACCATCTAAAACGGCGCCTGCATCGAGTGAAAATAAACAAAACTCAGAAGAAGATGTGAAAGATCAAAAGAAAGATACATCCGATGATTCAGATGCAAAAAAAGATGACTCATCCGATCAAGACGACGATACAAAGAAAACGGATGATGAAAACGAGCCGAGCAAAGATGCGTTAAAAGACGCCAAAGAAACAGACGGCGGTAAAACGAGTGACGTAGACAAAACATACGAAAACGATGACTGGGAGCCTGTAGGAACAGAGCAATCCGGTTCACATACAGCGACCTATGATTCTAAATCAAAAGACTGGAAAGAAATGATCAAAGCCATGTCCTATGCGACAGGAATTTCAGAGGATCAAATGACTGTTCTTTGGTTAGGAAATAACGGAGGACCTCAAGATGCAAAGGGAACCATCCGTGATAAATCAACAGGTGAGCGCTACCGCGTGGAAATTACGTGGGTGGATGAAAAAGGCTGGAAACCTGTGAAGGTTGAAAAATTAAAATAA
- a CDS encoding class I SAM-dependent methyltransferase, producing the protein MIQSWIGKQMREPKGLFSKWVARYMEKNHHNINQWTIQLLNIQENDRILEIGTGRGMTLSKVAEKLDRGKVYGVDASRHMIKYAKRKNKKLVEQDKAVITFGKAEHLPFEDRSFNKLFTVQTIYYLPDIEQVMKEVYRVLQVDGEVFLSFQKQELMKEQKRSQSFSSYSEQEISRLFSAYHFRDVSVYHYDTYICIKALK; encoded by the coding sequence TTGATTCAAAGCTGGATTGGAAAACAAATGAGAGAACCAAAAGGCTTGTTCTCAAAATGGGTTGCCCGCTATATGGAAAAAAATCATCATAATATCAATCAATGGACGATTCAACTCTTAAATATACAAGAAAATGACCGAATTTTAGAAATCGGTACCGGAAGAGGCATGACATTATCAAAAGTAGCAGAAAAACTCGACCGAGGAAAAGTGTACGGAGTGGACGCCTCTCGTCATATGATCAAATATGCAAAAAGAAAAAATAAGAAGCTTGTGGAACAGGACAAAGCCGTCATTACTTTTGGTAAGGCTGAGCATTTACCTTTTGAAGACAGATCATTCAATAAATTATTTACGGTGCAGACCATTTATTACTTGCCGGATATCGAACAGGTGATGAAGGAAGTGTACCGCGTCCTTCAAGTGGATGGAGAAGTATTCTTATCTTTTCAAAAACAGGAGCTGATGAAGGAACAAAAACGGTCACAGTCTTTCTCATCGTACAGTGAACAAGAGATCAGCCGCCTATTTTCAGCGTATCACTTTAGAGACGTCTCGGTTTATCACTATGATACATACATCTGTATCAAAGCCTTAAAATGA
- a CDS encoding class I SAM-dependent DNA methyltransferase, with product MGREFLSLFDHWAESYDDTVSGHDEQYEEVFRRYPAILNEIARRSGQYVLEFGSGTGNLTTVLLAADKNVFGVEPSDAMKKAALQKGVPNVFHDGDFLSFPAPPFEPDTIVSSYAFHHLTDEEKKQAIHTYGNFLHSGGKIVFADTMFQNQAAHQAEIDKAKAAGFDQLAEDLETEYYPSIDVLKQIFEEEGFSTSFHQMNDFVWIVEAKKRE from the coding sequence ATGGGACGTGAGTTTCTTTCTTTATTTGATCATTGGGCTGAGTCTTATGACGACACTGTAAGTGGTCATGACGAGCAGTATGAAGAAGTGTTCCGCCGGTATCCGGCCATTCTAAATGAGATTGCTCGACGTTCGGGTCAATATGTCCTTGAGTTTGGAAGCGGCACGGGTAATCTAACGACGGTGCTGCTTGCAGCAGATAAGAACGTGTTTGGCGTTGAACCATCAGACGCCATGAAGAAAGCGGCTCTTCAAAAAGGAGTACCAAATGTGTTTCATGATGGGGACTTTTTATCGTTTCCAGCGCCACCATTTGAGCCCGATACGATCGTCAGCTCATATGCTTTCCACCATTTAACGGACGAAGAAAAAAAACAAGCCATTCACACCTATGGCAACTTCCTTCACTCAGGTGGTAAAATAGTCTTTGCTGATACAATGTTTCAAAATCAAGCAGCACATCAAGCTGAAATCGACAAAGCCAAAGCTGCTGGATTCGACCAGCTTGCAGAGGATTTAGAAACGGAATACTATCCATCCATTGATGTGTTAAAGCAAATCTTCGAAGAAGAAGGTTTTAGCACATCCTTTCATCAAATGAATGATTTTGTTTGGATCGTAGAGGCGAAGAAAAGGGAATGA
- a CDS encoding bifunctional cystathionine gamma-lyase/homocysteine desulfhydrase, giving the protein MKPKTMMIHSGTTGDEKTGAVSVPIYQVSTYKQPKAGEHTGYEYSRTANPTRTALETVISELEGGANGYAFGSGMAAITAVMMLFNSGDHIVLTDDVYGGTYRVITKVLNRIGIEATFVDTSDPEAVKKAISPETKAVYIESPTNPLLKMTDLKAISHITKEANILMIVDNTFFTPYVQKPIEYGADIVLHSATKYLGGHSDVVGGLVVTATKELGEELHFVQNSTGGILGPQDSWLLMRGMKTLGLRMEAHQQNAQKIAEFLEQHPAITRVYYPGLSTHPGHELAKAQATGFGGMISFDIGKEENVDEFLSQLKLFTIAESLGAVESLISVPARMTHASIPKDRREELGITDGLIRISVGIEDVDDLLHDIEQGLDALANG; this is encoded by the coding sequence ATGAAACCAAAAACAATGATGATTCACAGCGGAACAACTGGTGATGAAAAAACAGGCGCCGTGTCTGTACCCATTTACCAAGTGAGCACCTATAAGCAGCCGAAAGCAGGCGAACATACAGGATATGAATATTCCAGAACAGCGAACCCAACAAGAACAGCACTGGAAACAGTCATAAGTGAACTTGAAGGAGGAGCAAACGGCTACGCATTCGGTTCCGGGATGGCTGCTATTACAGCAGTGATGATGCTGTTTAACAGCGGGGATCATATTGTTCTGACAGACGACGTGTACGGCGGGACCTACCGCGTGATCACGAAGGTGCTCAATCGTATTGGCATTGAGGCTACCTTTGTTGATACAAGTGATCCTGAAGCGGTGAAAAAAGCGATTTCACCTGAAACAAAAGCCGTTTACATTGAATCGCCGACTAATCCTTTACTCAAAATGACCGATCTAAAAGCCATCAGCCACATCACAAAAGAAGCCAACATCTTGATGATTGTGGATAATACATTTTTCACGCCGTATGTCCAAAAGCCAATTGAATATGGGGCTGACATTGTCCTGCACAGTGCCACAAAATATTTAGGCGGCCATAGTGATGTTGTGGGCGGACTTGTCGTGACAGCAACGAAAGAGCTTGGAGAAGAACTGCACTTTGTTCAAAACTCGACAGGCGGTATTCTTGGACCGCAGGATTCGTGGCTTCTCATGAGAGGGATGAAAACGCTTGGACTAAGAATGGAAGCACATCAACAAAATGCGCAGAAAATCGCCGAATTTTTAGAACAACATCCAGCGATTACACGTGTCTATTATCCAGGTCTGAGCACTCATCCAGGTCATGAACTGGCGAAAGCACAAGCAACAGGCTTCGGCGGAATGATCTCTTTTGATATTGGAAAAGAAGAAAATGTTGATGAGTTTTTAAGCCAGCTTAAGCTGTTTACAATAGCAGAAAGCCTTGGAGCGGTTGAAAGCTTAATTTCTGTCCCTGCTCGAATGACCCATGCGTCCATTCCAAAAGATCGACGAGAAGAGCTTGGCATCACAGATGGTTTAATTCGTATTTCAGTCGGCATTGAAGATGTTGATGATTTACTGCATGATATCGAACAAGGGCTTGACGCACTAGCGAATGGATAG
- the greA gene encoding transcription elongation factor GreA has product MAHEKVFPMTEEGKRKLEEELEHLKTVKRKEVVERIKIARSFGDLSENSEYDSAKEEQAFVEGRITTLDNMIRNAKIIEDEGNSNVVSLGKTVTFVELPDGEEESYTIVGSAEADPFEGKISNDSPIAKSLLGKQVDDKVTVQTPGGEMFVQIVKIS; this is encoded by the coding sequence ATGGCACACGAGAAAGTATTTCCAATGACAGAAGAAGGAAAGCGTAAATTAGAAGAAGAGCTTGAACATTTGAAAACGGTTAAACGTAAAGAGGTTGTAGAGCGTATTAAAATCGCTAGAAGCTTCGGAGACCTCTCTGAAAACTCGGAATATGATTCTGCTAAAGAAGAGCAAGCGTTTGTAGAAGGTCGTATCACAACGCTTGATAATATGATTCGTAATGCCAAAATTATCGAGGATGAGGGGAACTCAAATGTTGTCTCACTTGGTAAAACGGTGACATTCGTTGAATTACCGGACGGAGAAGAAGAATCTTATACGATTGTTGGAAGTGCAGAAGCTGATCCGTTTGAAGGAAAGATTTCAAACGACTCACCAATTGCAAAAAGCCTATTAGGCAAACAAGTAGATGACAAAGTAACCGTTCAAACACCTGGCGGAGAAATGTTCGTCCAAATTGTAAAAATTTCATAA
- a CDS encoding PLP-dependent cysteine synthase family protein → MAVIKDITELIGHTPLLKLSGIGVPAGVDVYAKLEMMNPGGSIKDRLGDMLIREALASGKLRPGGTIIEATAGNTGIGLALNARKHQLRTIFCVPEHFSQEKQQLMKALGADIIHTPRKEGMKGAINRALELEASLDNAYCVLQFKNQVNPLTYYRTLGPELWSDLQGNIDVFVAGAGSGGTFQGCAAYLKEQHQALKTVIVEPEGSILNGGKPGPHRTEGIGLEFIPDYMESSLFDEIYTVSDDDAFRMVKEAAEKEGILLGSSSGAALFAALEEAKKAAPGTVIVTIFPDSSERYLSKGIYEGGK, encoded by the coding sequence ATGGCTGTCATAAAGGATATTACAGAATTAATTGGTCACACACCACTTCTAAAGTTGTCAGGGATTGGGGTTCCGGCAGGTGTTGACGTGTATGCAAAGCTTGAAATGATGAATCCAGGTGGAAGTATTAAGGATCGTTTAGGCGACATGCTTATAAGAGAGGCGTTGGCATCTGGCAAATTGCGGCCAGGCGGAACTATTATTGAAGCAACTGCTGGAAATACAGGAATTGGGCTTGCCTTAAACGCAAGGAAGCATCAATTGCGCACCATTTTTTGTGTACCAGAACATTTTAGTCAAGAAAAACAACAGCTGATGAAGGCGCTTGGTGCAGACATTATTCATACACCAAGAAAAGAGGGCATGAAAGGTGCGATTAATCGAGCCCTTGAACTAGAGGCAAGCCTTGACAATGCCTATTGTGTTTTACAATTTAAAAACCAAGTAAATCCATTGACTTACTACAGAACGCTCGGACCAGAATTATGGTCTGACTTACAAGGGAACATCGATGTTTTCGTGGCAGGAGCAGGATCTGGAGGGACTTTTCAAGGATGTGCCGCCTATTTAAAAGAGCAACATCAGGCGTTAAAAACGGTTATTGTTGAGCCAGAAGGATCCATTTTAAATGGCGGAAAGCCAGGTCCCCATAGAACGGAAGGAATTGGCCTTGAATTTATTCCAGATTATATGGAATCGTCTTTATTTGATGAGATTTACACCGTCAGTGACGATGATGCGTTCCGAATGGTAAAGGAAGCCGCTGAAAAAGAAGGCATTCTGCTAGGAAGCTCTTCTGGCGCCGCGTTATTTGCCGCTTTAGAAGAAGCCAAAAAGGCAGCACCTGGCACAGTCATTGTCACCATTTTTCCTGACAGCAGTGAGCGGTATTTAAGTAAAGGAATTTATGAGGGAGGAAAATAG
- a CDS encoding YjcZ family sporulation protein, which yields MGFGGYSGGNCGGYGGGFAGGFALLVVLFILLIIIGASWIC from the coding sequence ATGGGCTTTGGCGGTTATTCTGGAGGCAACTGCGGTGGCTACGGTGGCGGTTTTGCAGGCGGATTCGCATTGCTTGTTGTACTCTTCATTTTGTTGATCATCATCGGTGCAAGCTGGATTTGCTAA
- a CDS encoding peptidase U32 family protein — translation MALLKDGISEMIDGKRVITKKPELLAPAGNLEKLKIAVHYGADAVFIGGKEFGLRSNADNFSIEEMAEGVAFANKYGARIYVTTNIFAHNENMDGLEEYLQGIEGAGVAGIIVADPLIIETCKRVAPKLEVHLSTQQSLSNWKAVQFWKEEGLERVVLARETSALEIREMKEKVDIEIETFIHGAMCIAYSGRCVLSNHMTARDSNRGGCCQSCRWDYDLYKLEGSEEAPLFGEEDAPFAMSPKDLKLVESIPQMIEMGIDSLKIEGRMKSIHYVATVVSVYRKVIDAYCADPDHFVIQQEWLDELDKCANRDTAPAFFEGVPGTDEQMFGIHGKKTTFDFAGLVLHYDEKEHIVTLQQRNFFKAGDEVEFFGPEIENFTFKIETIWDEKGNELDAARHPLQIVKFKLDQKVYPSNMMRKGK, via the coding sequence ATGGCACTTTTAAAGGATGGTATTTCTGAAATGATTGATGGAAAACGTGTCATTACAAAAAAACCAGAACTGCTTGCACCAGCAGGGAACCTGGAAAAGCTGAAAATTGCTGTACATTACGGAGCAGACGCCGTCTTTATTGGCGGGAAAGAGTTTGGACTTCGCTCAAATGCAGATAACTTTTCAATTGAAGAAATGGCAGAAGGCGTCGCATTTGCAAACAAATACGGCGCACGGATTTATGTGACAACAAATATCTTTGCCCACAATGAAAACATGGACGGGCTAGAGGAATACCTTCAAGGGATTGAAGGCGCTGGTGTAGCGGGAATAATTGTGGCTGATCCGCTGATCATTGAAACATGTAAACGTGTGGCGCCAAAGCTGGAAGTTCACTTAAGCACGCAGCAATCTCTTTCAAATTGGAAAGCTGTTCAGTTTTGGAAGGAAGAAGGGCTTGAGCGTGTGGTGCTTGCACGTGAAACAAGTGCGCTAGAAATTAGAGAAATGAAAGAAAAGGTCGATATAGAAATCGAAACGTTCATTCACGGCGCGATGTGTATTGCTTACTCTGGCCGCTGCGTGCTCAGTAACCATATGACCGCGAGAGATTCTAACCGCGGAGGCTGCTGTCAGTCTTGTCGCTGGGATTATGATCTTTATAAACTAGAAGGTTCTGAGGAAGCACCATTATTCGGTGAAGAAGATGCACCATTTGCGATGAGTCCAAAAGACTTAAAGCTTGTCGAATCCATTCCTCAAATGATCGAAATGGGGATTGACAGCTTAAAGATCGAAGGACGGATGAAATCGATTCATTATGTGGCGACTGTCGTGAGTGTGTATCGTAAAGTCATCGATGCCTATTGTGCAGATCCAGATCATTTTGTCATTCAGCAGGAATGGTTAGATGAATTAGATAAATGTGCAAACCGTGACACAGCGCCAGCCTTTTTCGAAGGCGTACCGGGAACGGATGAACAAATGTTTGGCATTCATGGAAAGAAAACGACATTTGATTTCGCTGGTCTCGTTCTTCATTATGATGAAAAAGAACATATCGTGACATTGCAACAGCGTAACTTCTTTAAAGCAGGCGATGAAGTCGAATTCTTCGGACCAGAAATTGAGAATTTCACATTCAAAATTGAGACGATTTGGGATGAAAAAGGAAATGAGCTAGATGCCGCTCGTCATCCGCTGCAAATTGTGAAATTTAAGCTTGATCAAAAAGTATACCCTAGCAACATGATGAGAAAGGGGAAATAA
- a CDS encoding YrhC family protein has product MKKKWSGLVTDYKQYAFILLAVSTFLYIGTILPNQHIEASPKMLMMAVDCMFLLAAFLCVKRAIFFQKKLQELDED; this is encoded by the coding sequence GTGAAGAAAAAGTGGAGTGGTTTAGTGACAGATTACAAGCAGTACGCTTTTATTTTGCTTGCTGTCAGCACCTTTTTATATATTGGTACGATCTTACCTAACCAGCACATCGAAGCATCTCCAAAAATGCTGATGATGGCAGTAGATTGTATGTTCTTATTAGCAGCTTTTCTTTGTGTAAAACGTGCGATCTTTTTTCAAAAGAAACTGCAAGAACTAGATGAAGATTAA
- a CDS encoding YrzI family small protein, with amino-acid sequence MTIHLFFITLTIQRKYKDIETVLYEQQVETFYEEMKQKQLKYMN; translated from the coding sequence ATGACAATCCATTTATTTTTTATTACATTGACGATTCAGCGTAAATACAAAGACATTGAAACCGTTCTTTATGAACAGCAAGTCGAAACTTTTTATGAAGAAATGAAGCAGAAACAACTAAAGTATATGAACTAA
- the mtnN gene encoding 5'-methylthioadenosine/S-adenosylhomocysteine nucleosidase → MKIAVIGAMEEEVTILRDQLKNAAQENIAGCEFTTGVYEDKEVILLKSGIGKVNAAVSTTLLLDRFQPDYVINTGSAGGFHHSLNVGDIVISTDVRHHDVDVTIFDYEYGQVPGLPAAFVADEKLVKLAEESALEIDHIQVAKGTIATGDSFMNDPNRVAFVREKFPELYAVEMEAAAVAQVCQLFGTPFVVVRALSDIAGKESNISFDQFLEQAAIHSTDLVLRMIKQTQ, encoded by the coding sequence TTGAAAATCGCAGTAATAGGTGCAATGGAAGAAGAAGTCACGATTTTAAGAGATCAACTAAAGAATGCAGCACAAGAAAACATCGCTGGGTGTGAATTTACAACAGGTGTTTATGAAGATAAAGAAGTGATTTTATTAAAATCAGGAATTGGAAAAGTGAATGCGGCGGTCAGCACAACACTGCTGCTTGACCGCTTTCAGCCAGATTATGTGATCAATACTGGATCTGCTGGCGGTTTCCATCACTCATTAAATGTAGGTGATATTGTCATATCTACAGATGTCAGACATCATGATGTAGATGTCACAATCTTTGATTACGAATACGGACAAGTGCCAGGATTGCCAGCTGCTTTTGTCGCAGATGAAAAGCTTGTGAAACTGGCAGAGGAATCTGCTTTAGAGATCGATCATATTCAAGTGGCAAAAGGAACGATTGCAACAGGAGATTCGTTTATGAATGATCCGAATCGTGTAGCGTTTGTGAGAGAGAAGTTTCCAGAGCTATATGCGGTGGAAATGGAGGCAGCGGCCGTTGCACAAGTATGCCAGCTCTTTGGAACGCCATTTGTTGTCGTTCGTGCGCTATCGGATATTGCGGGGAAAGAATCCAATATCTCCTTTGATCAATTTCTTGAGCAAGCAGCGATTCACTCAACAGATCTTGTCCTGCGTATGATAAAGCAAACACAATAA
- a CDS encoding peptidoglycan D,D-transpeptidase FtsI family protein, giving the protein MRKKRRIQWTGAIIFMLLLGLLIRLAEIQLFFTESFSKLDINLIQESVRQRTEEVVISDGRGEFLDRNGQALLTKEQPAIILFPFLQYDLPHLKQTASILEMEEDELKKQLTETKKPLILKEDMTKKKLKDINDMKYSGVYGVYMKEKDKKRLALHTLGFTSENPELLRKRYPDKKGLSIRTEIGTFGLESTFDEFLLPEQDTKLLYHVDGRGNPLFGMDVKYTAEAHSFYPLQVQTTMDEDMQAEMEKVLKEQGVEKGGAVLLDIQNSSVLAMASAPNVTSKNRHEARNYMLTAIAPGSVFKTAVLAAAIEKNLDQPQTMYDCRKNLYGEPEGKQEVLNLSESFAQSCNYTFATLAGQLIQTDDQIIEKTASKLGLIDRAGWEGEVYHKQQFKQFDREETGSVWGDKRDKHVKKAIAQTAIGQKNVKTTPLQIANMMATIARGGERKEVRIADKVLYQNGTTMLSFQNKRSEGDSIDRYTAQKLQKYLRQVVTSDKGTGRRFQDLPFDMAGKSGTAQTGSKDKKGNPLYHKWFAGYFPVEKPKYALVVVHLDETSGRAKTNDAFYDIVKKVNEIEKKQT; this is encoded by the coding sequence ATGCGCAAAAAAAGAAGAATTCAATGGACAGGTGCCATTATTTTTATGCTGCTGCTCGGTCTTCTTATCAGACTGGCAGAAATTCAGCTGTTTTTCACAGAATCTTTTTCAAAGCTTGATATCAATTTAATACAAGAAAGTGTCAGACAGCGAACAGAAGAAGTGGTCATTTCAGACGGACGCGGCGAATTTTTAGATCGGAATGGCCAAGCACTTCTCACAAAAGAACAGCCAGCGATCATCTTATTTCCTTTTTTGCAATATGATCTTCCTCACTTAAAGCAAACCGCCTCTATTCTTGAAATGGAAGAAGACGAACTCAAAAAACAGCTAACAGAAACCAAAAAACCTCTTATTCTAAAAGAGGACATGACGAAAAAAAAGCTGAAAGACATCAATGATATGAAATATTCAGGTGTTTACGGCGTATATATGAAAGAGAAGGACAAAAAAAGACTTGCCCTCCACACATTAGGTTTCACAAGCGAGAATCCAGAATTACTGAGAAAGCGTTATCCTGATAAAAAAGGGCTTTCCATCCGAACAGAAATTGGCACATTTGGGCTGGAAAGTACCTTTGACGAATTTCTATTACCCGAGCAAGACACAAAATTGTTATATCATGTGGACGGAAGGGGAAACCCTTTGTTTGGGATGGACGTCAAATATACAGCAGAAGCTCATTCGTTTTATCCACTTCAGGTTCAGACAACAATGGATGAAGACATGCAAGCCGAAATGGAGAAGGTTCTCAAAGAACAAGGCGTTGAAAAAGGCGGAGCTGTTCTGCTCGATATTCAAAACAGCAGTGTGCTGGCCATGGCGAGTGCTCCGAATGTCACAAGCAAAAACCGGCATGAAGCAAGAAATTACATGCTGACAGCCATTGCACCAGGCTCTGTATTTAAAACCGCTGTGCTTGCCGCAGCGATCGAAAAAAACCTCGACCAGCCACAAACCATGTATGACTGTCGAAAGAATTTATATGGAGAGCCAGAAGGAAAACAGGAAGTGCTGAATCTGTCTGAGAGCTTTGCGCAAAGCTGTAACTATACCTTTGCAACACTCGCCGGTCAGCTCATCCAAACAGATGATCAAATCATCGAAAAGACGGCTTCAAAGCTTGGACTTATTGATCGAGCTGGCTGGGAAGGGGAGGTATACCATAAGCAGCAATTCAAACAGTTTGATCGTGAAGAAACAGGCAGTGTGTGGGGAGATAAAAGAGACAAGCATGTCAAAAAAGCCATTGCGCAAACAGCGATAGGTCAAAAAAATGTCAAAACGACTCCGTTGCAAATCGCCAATATGATGGCAACGATCGCAAGAGGCGGAGAACGAAAAGAAGTGAGAATTGCAGATAAAGTGCTGTATCAAAACGGAACAACGATGCTATCCTTTCAAAACAAACGATCTGAAGGAGACAGCATTGACCGCTATACAGCTCAAAAGTTGCAAAAGTACTTAAGGCAGGTGGTGACGTCTGACAAAGGAACAGGAAGAAGGTTTCAAGATTTGCCATTCGATATGGCGGGGAAATCAGGCACTGCTCAAACCGGCAGTAAAGACAAAAAGGGGAATCCCCTTTATCATAAGTGGTTTGCTGGATACTTTCCGGTGGAAAAACCAAAATACGCCCTTGTCGTTGTTCACCTTGACGAGACAAGTGGACGGGCTAAGACAAATGATGCGTTTTATGATATTGTAAAAAAGGTCAATGAAATTGAAAAGAAACAGACATAG
- a CDS encoding YrzA family protein has protein sequence MDFQLDFLKDKIEFFEAASLKELEQKIQKQIEHNQAILLTVHSVSHQTTVIDDRILYTAVVHFKANV, from the coding sequence ATGGATTTTCAACTGGATTTTTTAAAGGACAAAATTGAATTTTTTGAGGCAGCGTCTTTAAAAGAGCTTGAACAAAAGATCCAAAAACAAATTGAACATAATCAGGCGATCCTGCTAACCGTTCATTCAGTGAGTCATCAAACAACTGTGATCGATGACCGGATTTTGTATACAGCGGTTGTTCATTTTAAAGCGAATGTCTAA
- the udk gene encoding uridine kinase translates to MRRKPVVIGIAGGSGSGKTSVTNSIYEKFKGHSILMLQQDLYYKNQSHMPFEERLLTNYDHPLAFDNDLMFEHLEQLLRYESIEKPIYDFKLNTRSEETVHVEPKDVIIVEGIFALEDERLRELMDIKLYVDTDADLRIIRRILRDTKERGRSIDSVIEQYVSVVRPMHNQFIEPTKRYADIIIPEGGQNHVAIDLMVTKIQTILQNRGE, encoded by the coding sequence ATGAGGAGAAAACCAGTTGTGATCGGAATTGCTGGCGGCTCGGGTTCAGGTAAAACGAGCGTCACCAATTCCATCTATGAAAAATTTAAAGGACATTCCATCCTCATGCTTCAACAAGATTTATATTACAAAAATCAAAGTCATATGCCATTTGAAGAGCGCCTGCTCACGAACTATGATCATCCGCTTGCATTCGACAATGATCTCATGTTTGAGCACTTGGAACAGCTGCTAAGATACGAATCCATTGAAAAACCAATTTATGATTTTAAACTAAATACACGTTCAGAAGAGACGGTACATGTTGAACCAAAGGATGTCATCATCGTTGAAGGCATCTTTGCACTAGAAGATGAACGTCTTAGAGAATTAATGGATATTAAACTGTATGTCGATACTGATGCAGATCTACGCATCATTCGCCGTATTTTACGTGATACGAAGGAAAGAGGCCGTTCTATCGATTCCGTGATCGAACAATATGTATCTGTTGTCAGACCGATGCATAATCAATTCATTGAACCGACAAAGCGTTACGCCGATATCATCATCCCAGAAGGCGGTCAAAACCATGTGGCGATTGATCTCATGGTGACAAAAATTCAAACGATTCTTCAAAACCGCGGAGAATAA